In one Alphaproteobacteria bacterium genomic region, the following are encoded:
- a CDS encoding tellurite resistance TerB family protein, whose translation MLNRHEALIHGMVMMAAADAVMTKSEMDMIGRIVTHLPIFRDFDASNLSSIAETCLAKLEDENGIDLIIEEMKDGLPVKLRETAYALAVEVAAADLEASEEELNLLQIIRQKFELDRLICTGIERGVRARFTTL comes from the coding sequence ATGCTGAACCGGCACGAAGCCCTGATCCATGGCATGGTCATGATGGCTGCCGCGGATGCGGTCATGACCAAGTCGGAAATGGACATGATCGGCCGCATCGTCACACATCTGCCGATCTTCCGGGATTTCGACGCGTCCAACCTGTCCAGCATCGCCGAAACCTGCCTCGCCAAGCTGGAAGACGAAAACGGGATCGACCTGATCATCGAGGAGATGAAGGACGGTTTGCCGGTCAAACTTCGCGAAACCGCCTATGCCCTGGCGGTTGAAGTGGCGGCAGCGGATCTGGAAGCCTCGGAAGAGGAACTCAACCTCTTGCAGATCATTCGGCAGAAGTTCGAGCTCGACCGCCTGATCTGCACCGGCATCGAACGGGGCGTTCGCGCTCGGTTCACGACGCTGTAA
- a CDS encoding formate dehydrogenase, whose product MSDKDDSVSRRQFFGAAGKGAAVGAGAVAAAIGVAPAQAEEIIEGAGDYRESAHVKTYYDLARF is encoded by the coding sequence ATGAGCGATAAGGACGATAGCGTCAGCCGTCGCCAGTTCTTCGGGGCCGCCGGAAAGGGCGCCGCCGTGGGAGCCGGTGCGGTAGCCGCCGCCATCGGTGTCGCCCCCGCACAGGCGGAGGAGATCATCGAAGGGGCGGGCGACTATCGGGAATCCGCGCATGTGAAGACCTATTACGACCTCGCCCGGTTCTGA
- a CDS encoding DUF3305 domain-containing protein, producing the protein MPNQKSDAFDAREIRMPLGIVVEKRPATSRWISHTWRPVAVLPGASEITEWKLLDQTDGVERFQIATLELELHRKETEAYLVNLANEVPSIYVVLRAPDPEDDDPEAPEISAVRATASPFEAQDFLDCGEDIVEPVPMTEGLIAWVQAFVDRHHQEAPFKKRKRKDFRREEPAFGKVLHPIEQRFYDKSKLN; encoded by the coding sequence ATGCCCAATCAGAAGTCGGATGCCTTCGATGCCCGCGAGATTCGCATGCCTCTGGGGATCGTGGTGGAAAAGCGCCCCGCGACCAGTCGCTGGATCAGTCATACGTGGCGGCCAGTCGCCGTGTTGCCCGGTGCATCGGAAATCACCGAATGGAAACTGCTGGACCAGACGGACGGCGTTGAACGGTTTCAAATCGCGACTCTGGAGCTGGAACTGCACCGCAAGGAAACCGAGGCCTATCTGGTGAACCTCGCGAATGAGGTGCCGTCGATCTATGTCGTTCTGCGCGCGCCGGATCCGGAAGATGACGACCCCGAGGCACCCGAGATTTCCGCTGTCCGGGCCACGGCATCACCCTTCGAGGCCCAGGACTTCCTGGATTGCGGGGAAGATATCGTGGAGCCGGTGCCGATGACGGAAGGCCTCATCGCCTGGGTGCAGGCCTTTGTGGATCGGCATCATCAGGAGGCGCCGTTCAAGAAGCGCAAGCGCAAGGATTTCCGGCGTGAGGAACCTGCTTTCGGGAAGGTTCTGCATCCGATCGAACAGCGCTTCTATGACAAGTCCAAGCTGAACTGA
- the fdh3B gene encoding formate dehydrogenase FDH3 subunit beta — MARMKFLCDAERCIECNACVTACKNEHEVPWGINRRRVVTINDGKPGERSISVACMHCSDAPCMAVCPVDCFYQTEEGVVLHSKDLCIGCGYCFYACPFGAPQYPQAGNFGSRGKMDKCTFCAGGPEDNMSQAEYQKYGRNRLAEGKLPLCAEMCSTKALLAGDGDVISDIYRERVVSRGFGSGAWGWGTAYEQKGT; from the coding sequence ATGGCACGTATGAAATTCCTCTGCGACGCGGAACGCTGCATCGAATGCAACGCCTGCGTCACGGCGTGCAAGAACGAGCATGAGGTCCCGTGGGGGATCAATCGCCGGCGGGTCGTCACCATCAACGACGGCAAGCCGGGCGAGCGGTCCATCTCGGTCGCCTGCATGCATTGTTCGGATGCGCCGTGCATGGCGGTTTGCCCGGTGGATTGCTTCTACCAGACCGAAGAAGGTGTGGTGCTGCACTCCAAGGATCTGTGCATCGGCTGCGGATACTGCTTCTACGCATGTCCGTTCGGTGCGCCTCAGTATCCTCAGGCGGGCAACTTCGGAAGCCGCGGCAAGATGGACAAATGCACCTTCTGCGCCGGCGGCCCCGAGGACAACATGTCTCAGGCGGAGTACCAGAAATACGGTCGCAACCGTCTGGCCGAAGGCAAGTTGCCGCTTTGCGCGGAAATGTGTTCCACAAAGGCCCTTCTCGCGGGCGATGGGGATGTCATCTCCGACATCTACCGCGAACGCGTGGTGTCTCGCGGCTTCGGCTCGGGCGCCTGGGGCTGGGGCACGGCCTACGAGCAGAAAGGTACCTGA
- a CDS encoding DUF3306 domain-containing protein, with protein sequence MSQDRFLSRWSRRKAQNRRSKPVAGVAVAEAEDARDDGLQTLDVSAEAPVKTKPPARDDRAGAAPEEGAPQEPVELTEGELRRQAEELGLPDPETLGPDSDFKQFMAPDVPGQLRNLALRRLWRSNPVLANLDGLVDYGEDFTDAARVVANMQTAYQVGRGYRRDEPEEEEVAETETVEELQEAGGDPDGGQSAETDEETAEEGEDASVEIAEVEDPEGETDRRQDDGDRT encoded by the coding sequence ATGTCACAGGATCGTTTCCTCAGCCGCTGGTCGCGGCGCAAGGCCCAGAACAGGCGGTCGAAGCCGGTAGCCGGCGTTGCCGTCGCCGAGGCGGAGGATGCGCGGGACGACGGGCTGCAGACCCTGGATGTCTCTGCCGAGGCGCCGGTGAAAACCAAACCGCCCGCACGCGACGATCGCGCCGGTGCGGCGCCCGAAGAAGGGGCGCCACAGGAGCCCGTCGAGCTGACCGAGGGCGAGTTGCGGCGGCAGGCCGAGGAACTGGGATTGCCGGATCCTGAAACCTTGGGCCCCGATTCGGATTTCAAGCAGTTCATGGCCCCTGATGTGCCCGGGCAGTTGCGCAATCTGGCGCTCCGCCGGCTCTGGCGCAGCAATCCCGTGCTCGCCAATCTGGATGGCCTGGTGGATTACGGCGAAGATTTCACGGATGCCGCCCGTGTCGTCGCAAACATGCAGACTGCCTATCAGGTCGGTCGGGGCTATCGACGGGACGAACCGGAAGAGGAAGAAGTCGCCGAAACCGAAACCGTCGAAGAGCTTCAGGAGGCTGGCGGCGATCCCGATGGCGGTCAGTCTGCCGAGACGGACGAGGAAACCGCCGAGGAAGGTGAAGACGCCTCTGTGGAAATCGCGGAAGTAGAAGATCCAGAGGGTGAAACCGACCGTAGACAGGATGACGGTGATCGGACATAA
- a CDS encoding molecular chaperone TorD family protein: MTGTRDNLALETSSQPDRTPEELARQALYAFLTRALARPLSASEQTALSPFVSSETDLGSAAGALVEALGTAEAASLSREYQDLFIGVGRGELLPFASYYLTGFLNEKPLAELRGDMRRLGFARPASVKEPEDHIGSLCDIMCHLIEGTATGDFDIYDQDQFFAAHLKPWAGKFFADLEKAKTADAYRHVGRIGRIFMTIEEQSFGMIARA; this comes from the coding sequence GTGACAGGCACGCGAGACAATCTCGCCCTGGAGACCTCAAGTCAGCCTGATCGCACGCCGGAGGAACTGGCGCGTCAGGCGCTTTATGCTTTTCTGACCCGGGCGCTGGCGCGCCCGCTCTCAGCGTCCGAACAGACGGCGCTGTCTCCCTTCGTGAGTTCCGAAACCGACCTCGGCTCGGCAGCCGGCGCGCTTGTCGAAGCGTTGGGCACGGCGGAAGCGGCCAGCCTGTCGCGCGAGTATCAGGACCTCTTCATCGGCGTCGGGCGCGGTGAGTTGCTGCCCTTCGCTTCGTACTACCTGACGGGTTTCCTGAACGAGAAGCCGCTGGCGGAATTGCGGGGCGACATGCGTCGCCTGGGATTCGCGCGTCCGGCCTCGGTCAAGGAGCCGGAAGATCACATCGGATCGCTCTGTGACATCATGTGCCATCTGATCGAAGGCACCGCGACGGGCGATTTCGACATCTACGATCAGGACCAGTTCTTTGCGGCCCATCTGAAACCCTGGGCCGGGAAATTCTTCGCCGATCTTGAAAAGGCGAAGACAGCCGATGCGTACCGACATGTCGGTCGGATCGGTCGGATCTTCATGACGATCGAGGAACAGAGCTTCGGGATGATTGCCCGGGCATGA
- a CDS encoding ABC transporter permease, producing MDNHDSAVMLAVRLVLEGDYQLYGIIGLSLQVSLIATLIATFVGLPLAAWLAIARFPGRGAVVTVLNALLGLPPVVVGLFVYLSLSRAGPLGDLGLLFTPAAMVIAQTILITPIVTAIGLRSLEDFDAEYAEQLRALGLSRWERAQTLLVEARFSLATAILAGFGRAVAEVGAVMIVGGNIAGVTRVMTTAIALETSKGDLALALALGIVLIAIAIAVNAAASLAREYGRRAAGETRAPGET from the coding sequence ATGGACAATCACGATTCAGCGGTGATGCTGGCCGTCAGACTGGTTCTGGAAGGCGATTATCAGCTCTACGGAATCATCGGACTGTCGCTGCAGGTCAGCCTGATCGCGACACTGATCGCGACTTTTGTAGGCCTGCCGCTCGCGGCATGGCTGGCCATTGCCCGCTTTCCGGGACGCGGCGCGGTCGTGACCGTCCTGAACGCCTTGCTGGGACTGCCGCCGGTGGTGGTCGGCCTGTTCGTCTACCTGTCCCTGTCGCGGGCCGGTCCGCTGGGCGATCTCGGCCTTCTGTTCACGCCGGCCGCGATGGTGATCGCACAAACCATCCTGATCACCCCGATCGTTACCGCAATCGGACTCCGCAGCCTGGAAGATTTCGACGCCGAATATGCCGAACAGCTCCGTGCCCTGGGGCTTTCGCGGTGGGAACGGGCGCAGACTCTCCTGGTGGAAGCGCGTTTCAGTCTGGCCACCGCAATCCTCGCCGGATTCGGGCGGGCGGTCGCTGAAGTCGGTGCAGTGATGATCGTCGGCGGAAACATCGCCGGTGTGACGCGTGTCATGACAACCGCAATTGCCCTGGAAACCAGCAAGGGTGACCTCGCGCTCGCTCTCGCACTCGGCATCGTCCTGATCGCCATTGCAATTGCCGTGAATGCTGCCGCCTCCC
- a CDS encoding sulfotransferase domain-containing protein: MSKSNRLNSDWQRHHRSLKAWNQAMSRWSRWIIPRIFTRRGYIFVAALPKSGSTLLNNALIRLTGHFPHPLCDHHLHEQNIMQSRLIDSWGFRSIATHHTLATPLNVDLLRRFEIRPVVLVRDIFDAAVSLRDHTQNEALSTATFLPPPGYPDWTDARKLDAIVDLALPWHLSFTASWQAASIDTLTISYEGLMRDPQTTLERVLDHIGLPDRKPGIAAAWEGAVGDGDTRRNVGRIGRGRAEFGDEQIARLRHLAARYPDADFSIIGLD, encoded by the coding sequence ATGTCGAAGTCCAACCGTCTCAATTCCGACTGGCAACGTCATCATCGCAGCCTGAAGGCCTGGAACCAGGCCATGAGCCGCTGGTCGCGTTGGATCATCCCGCGCATTTTCACGCGGCGGGGATATATCTTTGTCGCCGCCTTGCCGAAATCCGGCTCGACGCTTCTGAACAATGCACTGATCCGGCTTACCGGCCATTTTCCACATCCGCTCTGTGATCATCATCTGCACGAACAGAACATCATGCAGTCACGATTGATCGACAGTTGGGGGTTCCGGTCGATTGCCACCCATCACACCTTGGCGACGCCACTGAATGTCGATCTGCTGAGGCGGTTCGAAATTCGTCCCGTCGTCCTGGTGCGGGACATTTTCGATGCCGCCGTATCCCTTCGCGATCACACACAGAATGAGGCTTTGTCCACGGCCACCTTCCTGCCGCCGCCCGGCTATCCCGACTGGACCGATGCCAGGAAACTGGATGCGATCGTCGATCTGGCCCTGCCCTGGCACCTGTCCTTCACCGCGTCCTGGCAGGCGGCGTCGATTGATACACTGACGATTTCCTATGAAGGCCTGATGCGAGATCCTCAGACCACGCTGGAGCGGGTTCTGGACCATATCGGACTGCCGGACCGAAAACCCGGTATTGCCGCCGCATGGGAAGGGGCCGTCGGGGATGGCGATACCCGGCGCAATGTCGGCCGTATCGGGCGGGGCCGCGCCGAATTCGGTGACGAACAGATCGCGCGACTGCGCCATCTGGCCGCCCGTTATCCGGACGCGGATTTTTCGATTATCGGACTGGATTAG
- a CDS encoding formate dehydrogenase subunit gamma has translation MRFHLVALTVLAAVLYLAPQAFPGTGEALAQAQGQVPGDALGSSSDSELWRAIRAGEGNLIQAEGSTWRALRNGPLSTYGVWAVAGMLFLLAAFFLFRGRIKIEHGPAGTTIERFNLIERCGHWLTAGSFIILAITGLNILYGRYILIPVIGKDAFATISLAGKWVHNWVAFAFMVGLVMIFVMWVVHNIPNRHDLKWIAQAGGLFSKGTHPPAKKFNAGQKIVFWITILGGLSLSLSGWALLDPFTTTMFADTFALLNVFGLGLPTDLTPMQEQQLAQLWHSVVSMFMIAVILAHIYIGSLGMEGAFDAMGSGQVDLNWAKEHHSLWVEEMQSKQSSGQHAPAE, from the coding sequence ATGAGATTTCATCTGGTCGCGTTGACCGTTCTGGCGGCTGTGCTTTACCTGGCGCCGCAGGCATTCCCCGGTACCGGTGAAGCCTTGGCGCAGGCCCAGGGGCAGGTTCCGGGCGATGCGCTCGGCAGTTCCAGCGACTCCGAACTCTGGCGGGCCATTCGAGCCGGCGAAGGAAACCTGATTCAGGCGGAAGGCAGCACATGGCGGGCGCTGCGGAACGGTCCGCTGTCGACCTATGGTGTCTGGGCCGTGGCCGGCATGTTGTTTCTGCTCGCCGCGTTTTTCCTGTTCCGCGGTCGCATCAAGATCGAACATGGACCCGCGGGCACGACGATCGAGCGTTTCAATCTGATCGAACGGTGTGGTCATTGGTTGACCGCAGGCTCCTTCATCATTCTGGCGATCACCGGCCTGAACATTCTGTACGGCCGCTACATCCTGATTCCCGTGATTGGAAAGGACGCGTTCGCGACGATTTCACTGGCGGGGAAATGGGTCCATAACTGGGTCGCCTTCGCCTTCATGGTCGGGCTGGTCATGATCTTCGTCATGTGGGTCGTCCACAACATTCCGAACCGGCATGATCTGAAATGGATCGCCCAGGCAGGGGGGCTGTTCTCCAAGGGCACCCATCCCCCGGCGAAAAAGTTCAATGCCGGCCAGAAGATCGTTTTCTGGATCACGATCCTTGGCGGTCTTTCGCTCAGCCTCTCCGGTTGGGCGCTGCTGGATCCGTTCACGACAACCATGTTCGCCGACACCTTTGCCCTGCTGAATGTGTTCGGGCTGGGGCTGCCCACCGACCTGACACCGATGCAGGAACAGCAACTGGCGCAGCTTTGGCATTCGGTCGTGTCGATGTTCATGATCGCGGTGATCCTTGCGCATATCTATATCGGATCCCTGGGCATGGAAGGCGCATTCGACGCCATGGGCAGCGGACAGGTCGACCTGAACTGGGCGAAGGAGCACCATTCCCTCTGGGTCGAAGAAATGCAGTCCAAGCAGTCATCCGGACAGCACGCGCCAGCCGAGTAA
- a CDS encoding formate dehydrogenase subunit alpha, producing the protein MLRKKTSGVANGPRSAAAFTAVSGNAVDRRTFLKRSGLTAGGIAVAAAAPAGLMTKRAEAANAPGTGENVQTVKSVCTHCSVGCTVMAEVENGVWTGQEPGFDSPFNLGAHCAKGASVREHAHGERRLKYPTKLVDGKWTQVSWDQAIEEIGDKMLEIREQSGPDSVYWLGSAKHNNEQSYLFRKFYAFWGTNNGDHQARICHSTTVAGVANTWGYGAMTNSYNDIHNSRAIFLIGGNPAEAHPVSLLHLLRAKEMNNAPMIVCDPRFTRTAAHADEYVRFRPGTDVGLVWGILWHIFENGWEDKEFIRQRVWGMDQIRTEVARWTPEETERVTGVPGSQLKRVARTLVNNRPGTVIWCMGGTQHTNGNNNTRAYCILQLALGNMGKAGGGTNIFRGHDNVQGATDLGVLCHTLPGYYGVKAGAWKHWSRVWDVDYDYMVGRFASKDLMETAGFPVSRWIDGVLEDKENVDQPDNLRAMVFWGHAPNSQTRLPEMKTAMEKLDLLVVVDPYPTVSAVLHDRKDGVYLLPAATQFETYGSVTASNRSLQWREKVVEPLFESLPDHTIMYKLAKKLGMADEMFKNITIQDNDEPLIEDITREFNRGMWTIGYTGQSPERMRKHMENQHTFDRTTLQAIGGPCDGEYYGMPWPCWGTPEMGHPGTPILYDPSKPVAEGGLTFRARFGVERDGDNLLAEGSYSVGSEIQDGYPEFTMQMLMDLGWDGDLTAEERAAIDAVAGPKTNWKVDLSGGIQRVAIQHGCAPFGNAKARCVVWNFPDPVPTHREPLYTPRRDLVADYPTYEDRKMYRLPTRYASIQQQDFSKDFPIILTSGRLVEYEGGGDETRSNPWLAELQQDMFVEINPRDANNLGIKDGDRVWVHSPEGAKVNVMAMVTERVGNSVVFMPFHFGGWYQGQDLREKYPAGADPYVLGESSNTAQTYGYDSVTNMQETKCTLCRIERA; encoded by the coding sequence ATGCTCCGGAAAAAGACCAGCGGGGTTGCAAATGGCCCCCGTTCGGCAGCGGCCTTCACGGCCGTGTCCGGGAATGCGGTGGATCGACGTACCTTCCTGAAGCGCTCGGGCCTGACGGCCGGCGGGATCGCGGTGGCTGCCGCGGCTCCGGCGGGGCTGATGACCAAGCGTGCGGAAGCGGCGAACGCGCCCGGCACCGGCGAGAATGTCCAGACCGTAAAATCGGTCTGCACGCATTGCTCCGTCGGCTGCACCGTCATGGCCGAGGTGGAAAACGGTGTTTGGACCGGGCAGGAGCCCGGCTTCGACAGCCCGTTCAATCTCGGTGCCCATTGTGCGAAAGGGGCTTCGGTCCGCGAGCACGCCCATGGCGAACGTCGGCTGAAATATCCGACCAAGCTGGTGGACGGAAAATGGACGCAGGTTTCCTGGGATCAGGCGATCGAGGAAATCGGCGACAAGATGCTCGAAATCCGTGAGCAGTCGGGACCGGATTCGGTCTATTGGCTGGGCTCCGCGAAGCACAATAACGAGCAGTCCTATCTGTTCCGGAAGTTCTACGCCTTCTGGGGGACCAATAACGGGGACCACCAGGCGCGTATCTGTCACTCCACCACGGTCGCGGGTGTTGCCAACACCTGGGGCTATGGCGCGATGACGAACTCCTACAACGATATCCACAATTCGCGCGCCATCTTCCTGATCGGGGGCAACCCGGCGGAAGCGCATCCGGTCTCGCTGCTGCATCTGCTGCGGGCCAAGGAGATGAACAATGCGCCGATGATCGTGTGCGACCCGCGCTTCACGCGTACGGCCGCGCATGCCGACGAATATGTCCGGTTCCGCCCGGGCACCGATGTCGGCCTGGTCTGGGGTATCCTGTGGCACATCTTCGAGAACGGCTGGGAAGACAAGGAATTCATCCGCCAGCGTGTCTGGGGGATGGATCAGATCCGCACCGAGGTCGCCCGCTGGACTCCCGAGGAGACCGAACGTGTTACCGGCGTGCCGGGCTCGCAGCTGAAGCGTGTTGCGCGGACGCTGGTCAACAACCGTCCCGGCACCGTGATCTGGTGTATGGGCGGGACCCAACATACAAACGGCAACAACAACACCCGGGCCTACTGCATCCTGCAGCTGGCGCTTGGGAACATGGGCAAGGCTGGCGGCGGAACGAACATTTTCCGCGGCCATGACAACGTGCAGGGAGCGACCGATCTGGGCGTGCTCTGTCACACCCTGCCCGGTTATTACGGCGTGAAGGCCGGTGCCTGGAAGCACTGGTCCCGAGTCTGGGACGTGGACTACGACTACATGGTCGGACGGTTCGCTTCCAAGGATCTGATGGAAACCGCTGGCTTCCCGGTGTCGCGCTGGATCGACGGCGTGCTGGAAGACAAGGAAAACGTCGACCAGCCGGACAATCTGCGGGCCATGGTGTTCTGGGGCCACGCCCCGAACTCGCAGACCCGTCTGCCGGAAATGAAGACGGCGATGGAAAAACTCGACCTGCTGGTCGTGGTGGATCCGTATCCGACGGTCTCGGCCGTGCTGCACGACCGCAAGGACGGCGTCTATCTGCTGCCGGCGGCGACGCAGTTCGAAACCTACGGCTCGGTGACGGCGTCCAACCGGTCGCTGCAATGGCGTGAGAAGGTGGTCGAACCGCTGTTCGAATCACTGCCGGACCACACCATCATGTACAAGCTGGCCAAGAAGCTCGGCATGGCGGATGAGATGTTCAAGAACATCACCATCCAGGACAATGACGAGCCGCTGATCGAAGACATCACGCGGGAGTTTAACCGCGGTATGTGGACGATCGGTTATACCGGTCAGTCGCCGGAACGTATGCGCAAGCATATGGAAAACCAGCATACCTTCGACCGGACGACGCTTCAGGCGATCGGCGGTCCTTGCGACGGCGAATACTACGGTATGCCGTGGCCGTGCTGGGGGACGCCGGAAATGGGCCATCCGGGGACGCCGATCCTGTACGATCCGTCCAAGCCGGTGGCCGAAGGCGGTCTGACCTTCCGGGCGCGCTTCGGCGTGGAACGGGACGGCGACAACCTGCTGGCCGAAGGCTCGTATTCCGTGGGATCGGAAATCCAGGACGGGTATCCGGAATTCACCATGCAGATGCTGATGGATCTCGGCTGGGACGGTGATCTGACCGCGGAGGAAAGAGCCGCGATCGATGCCGTTGCCGGTCCGAAGACGAACTGGAAGGTCGACCTGTCGGGCGGCATCCAGCGCGTTGCCATTCAGCACGGCTGCGCGCCCTTCGGGAACGCAAAGGCCCGCTGCGTGGTCTGGAACTTCCCGGACCCTGTGCCGACCCACCGCGAGCCGCTGTATACGCCGCGCCGCGATCTGGTGGCGGACTATCCGACCTACGAGGATCGGAAGATGTACCGTCTGCCGACCCGCTATGCGTCGATCCAGCAGCAGGACTTCTCGAAGGACTTCCCGATCATCCTCACCTCCGGCCGGTTGGTCGAGTACGAGGGCGGCGGGGACGAAACGCGGTCCAATCCGTGGCTTGCGGAACTGCAGCAGGACATGTTCGTCGAAATCAATCCGCGTGATGCCAACAATCTGGGCATCAAGGATGGCGATCGTGTCTGGGTGCACAGTCCCGAAGGCGCCAAGGTCAACGTCATGGCGATGGTGACCGAACGTGTCGGCAATAGCGTGGTCTTCATGCCGTTCCATTTCGGTGGCTGGTACCAGGGTCAGGACCTCCGCGAAAAATATCCGGCAGGGGCGGATCCCTATGTGTTGGGTGAATCGTCGAACACGGCCCAGACCTATGGGTACGACTCGGTGACCAACATGCAGGAGACCAAGTGTACCCTGTGCCGGATCGAACGCGCTTAA
- a CDS encoding c-type cytochrome, which produces MTGKVSRSVALAVACMIVGLCLGRIGSAQADFIGHGAPVRDVVLSPDGQFAATAGFDDLAILWSVDSREQLTRFYGHEAGVNAVAFLPAAAGAERPRVVTASDDGTARIWNGDTGRELLTLSGHTKKVVAVAASPDGKLVATASWDRTVRLWDAETGRSLQVLEGHDNSVNDLVFSPDGADVISAGYDGDVWIWPLKEGEPFRFSRVGFPINALAISGDGATLVTGSADKTVRVWNRETGEMTRELVEPHDGAVLTVAVSRDGRAIASGGVGGTLLIWDGETAPRISLQIEHYRAVWALDFAPDGRHIYAAGIDSVVRAWRTADGQSVIGEATRFRPVERVSRALADSQDPVERGSFQFRKCAICHALEDGGPPRSGPSLAGLFGRRAGTHPGYDFSDALDGSDVIWTEETVDLLFDIGPDKMFPGTKMPVQRLTDPRDRRDLVEFLKQATD; this is translated from the coding sequence ATGACCGGCAAAGTGTCGCGCTCTGTCGCTCTGGCGGTTGCCTGCATGATTGTTGGCCTGTGCCTGGGCCGCATCGGATCGGCCCAGGCGGACTTCATCGGTCACGGCGCGCCAGTGCGCGATGTGGTCCTGTCACCGGACGGGCAATTTGCCGCCACGGCAGGATTCGACGATCTGGCCATTTTGTGGTCGGTGGACAGCCGTGAGCAGTTGACCCGGTTCTATGGCCATGAGGCGGGGGTGAACGCCGTCGCCTTCCTGCCGGCCGCGGCAGGCGCAGAGCGACCGCGTGTCGTGACGGCCAGCGATGATGGAACCGCCCGTATCTGGAACGGCGATACGGGTCGGGAATTGCTCACCCTCTCCGGACACACCAAGAAAGTGGTTGCCGTCGCGGCTTCGCCGGACGGGAAACTGGTGGCAACGGCATCCTGGGACCGTACGGTGCGCCTTTGGGACGCGGAAACAGGCCGGTCGTTGCAGGTGCTCGAGGGCCATGACAACAGCGTCAACGATCTGGTTTTCTCCCCGGATGGTGCGGACGTCATTTCGGCGGGCTATGACGGCGATGTCTGGATCTGGCCCCTGAAGGAAGGGGAGCCTTTCCGCTTCTCCCGTGTCGGATTCCCCATCAATGCCCTGGCGATTTCCGGGGATGGGGCGACACTGGTTACCGGTTCCGCCGACAAGACGGTTCGCGTCTGGAACCGCGAGACAGGCGAGATGACCCGTGAACTGGTGGAACCCCATGATGGCGCGGTGCTGACCGTTGCCGTATCCCGGGACGGTCGTGCGATCGCGTCCGGCGGGGTCGGCGGAACGCTGCTGATCTGGGACGGGGAAACTGCGCCGCGCATATCCCTGCAGATCGAGCATTACCGAGCAGTCTGGGCGCTGGATTTTGCACCGGACGGACGTCACATCTACGCGGCGGGCATCGATTCCGTCGTGCGCGCCTGGCGTACTGCCGATGGACAGTCTGTCATTGGGGAGGCCACCCGTTTCCGCCCCGTCGAGCGGGTGTCTCGCGCCTTGGCGGACTCTCAGGACCCGGTGGAGCGCGGCAGCTTCCAGTTCCGCAAATGCGCAATATGCCATGCCCTGGAAGATGGCGGCCCGCCACGGTCAGGGCCCAGCCTTGCCGGATTGTTCGGCCGACGGGCCGGGACGCATCCGGGATACGACTTTTCCGATGCCCTGGATGGCAGCGATGTGATCTGGACGGAGGAAACGGTTGATCTGTTGTTCGACATCGGGCCGGACAAGATGTTCCCCGGCACCAAGATGCCCGTGCAGCGCCTGACTGACCCGCGCGACAGGCGTGATCTTGTCGAGTTCCTGAAGCAGGCGACGGACTGA